In a genomic window of Caloramator mitchellensis:
- a CDS encoding HD family phosphohydrolase, translating to MFKITAPKILKNDKFQRFLVLFLTFVLLSLISFKSVIPQKYDLQEGQQSPVDIKSPREFVDEIATQEKSQMAVSGVPLQYTKDNDLQNEAINKINQFFSLVLDINTSSLSELEKINKLKETKFYNLTESNLTVLIKLDSEKIKSISNYIINSISDISKKDIMQNDEATLENIRLEFKSSLDKTAFENNIKEIIYTIGASSIKPNMFFDVKKTNELQDLVKKQVEPVVIRKNQIIVSKGDTINSYQMYLLNKAGVLKSNSISDINIYISVLALVAIVEILILLYLTKFKKEAYESINKFTMIFLTLTLNALFVIATYAISPYLIPIALMPILLTLIFEQNLAMYVFIISSMITAVLTNFNLETFVVYLFGGLIGTIYIYKAHDRSNIMLSGFLIGIFDSLIILSIGLLNGIEITQIIINMSYGIAGGLISSILSIGIMPIFEQIFDIVTPIKLMELSNPNLPLLKKILFEAPGTYHHSILVGNLAEAAAEAIGANSLLARVGAYYHDIGKIKRPYFFKENQITNDNPHDNLTPKLSAMIISAHVKDGIELANHYKLPEVIKQIIQEHHGTTLIKYFYVMEKNNSLEEVDESNFRYPGPKPRSKEAAIVMLADCVEAALRSLGNITVADIENMVNKLTKEKMDEGQFDECNLTLREILIIKKSFINVLQGIFHSRIEYPEIAEQKVN from the coding sequence ATGTTTAAGATAACTGCACCAAAGATATTAAAAAATGATAAATTCCAGAGATTTTTAGTATTGTTCTTAACATTTGTATTATTGTCCTTAATAAGTTTTAAAAGCGTAATTCCACAGAAATATGATTTGCAGGAGGGGCAGCAATCACCGGTAGATATAAAATCTCCTAGGGAATTTGTGGATGAGATAGCAACACAGGAAAAATCGCAGATGGCTGTTTCAGGAGTCCCACTGCAATATACTAAGGATAATGATTTGCAAAATGAGGCTATAAATAAAATAAATCAGTTTTTTTCATTGGTTTTAGATATCAATACAAGCAGTCTTTCTGAACTTGAAAAAATAAATAAATTAAAGGAAACTAAATTCTATAATTTGACTGAGTCAAACTTAACAGTCCTAATAAAGCTTGATAGCGAAAAAATTAAATCGATTTCAAATTATATAATTAATTCAATTAGTGATATATCAAAAAAAGACATAATGCAGAACGATGAAGCTACTCTCGAAAATATTAGATTGGAATTCAAATCGTCGCTGGATAAGACTGCTTTTGAAAATAATATAAAAGAGATCATTTATACAATTGGTGCAAGTTCAATTAAACCTAACATGTTTTTTGACGTTAAAAAGACTAATGAATTACAGGATTTAGTCAAAAAGCAGGTGGAACCTGTAGTTATAAGGAAAAATCAGATTATCGTTTCAAAGGGAGATACTATTAATTCTTACCAGATGTATTTGTTAAATAAAGCAGGAGTTCTAAAGAGCAACTCTATATCGGACATAAATATTTATATAAGCGTTTTGGCCTTAGTGGCAATTGTTGAAATACTTATTTTATTGTATTTAACTAAATTTAAGAAAGAAGCTTATGAAAGTATAAATAAATTCACGATGATATTTCTAACGTTAACATTAAACGCGCTGTTTGTTATTGCGACTTATGCAATTTCGCCATATTTAATACCGATTGCACTTATGCCAATTTTGCTTACACTAATTTTTGAGCAGAATTTAGCAATGTATGTTTTTATTATATCCTCAATGATAACTGCTGTATTGACTAATTTTAATCTTGAAACATTTGTAGTATATTTATTCGGAGGATTGATAGGAACGATTTATATTTATAAAGCTCACGATAGAAGCAACATAATGCTAAGCGGTTTTTTAATAGGCATTTTTGATTCATTAATCATATTATCTATTGGATTACTTAATGGAATTGAAATAACACAGATAATAATTAACATGTCCTATGGAATTGCTGGAGGGTTAATTTCATCCATTTTATCTATAGGTATAATGCCTATATTTGAGCAAATTTTTGACATAGTGACTCCAATTAAATTGATGGAGCTTTCTAATCCTAATTTACCTCTTCTAAAAAAGATTTTATTTGAGGCACCTGGAACTTACCACCATAGTATACTTGTTGGTAATCTTGCAGAGGCAGCAGCAGAGGCAATAGGAGCCAATTCATTACTTGCCAGAGTTGGGGCATATTATCATGATATTGGAAAAATAAAAAGGCCTTACTTTTTTAAGGAAAATCAAATTACTAACGATAATCCTCACGATAATTTAACTCCAAAGCTTAGTGCAATGATAATATCAGCTCATGTTAAGGACGGAATAGAACTTGCAAATCACTATAAACTGCCGGAGGTTATAAAACAGATAATACAGGAACATCATGGGACGACATTGATTAAATATTTTTATGTGATGGAGAAAAACAATTCACTTGAAGAGGTTGATGAATCAAATTTCAGATATCCCGGACCTAAACCGAGAAGCAAAGAAGCAGCTATTGTTATGCTTGCTGATTGTGTAGAAGCAGCTTTAAGATCCCTTGGCAATATAACGGTAGCGGATATTGAAAATATGGTAAACAAACTAACTAAGGAAAAGATGGATGAAGGGCAGTTTGATGAATGCAATTTAACTTTGAGAGAAATATTAATCATTAAGAAGAGTTTTATAAACGTATTACAAGGGATTTTTCACAGTAGAATAGAATATCCAGAAATAGCTGAACAGAAGGTGAATTAA